From a region of the Oryza sativa Japonica Group chromosome 6, ASM3414082v1 genome:
- the LOC9270301 gene encoding uncharacterized protein, whose amino-acid sequence MAVAARCSAATVAVSPRSAPPRPNLEGGRRWWSWQLAVSAGDGGGGHGGGVGAVAGCFGGGGRRGSGCIGGGDDLRRRRLALATGDNDSSDGDRLAVAMTEEATTMSVDATVAGDVVQTVAGDSKWRRGRSRVRGEDGDSEVAGRSAATAAVAVTMTAVGGGMAASDG is encoded by the coding sequence atggccgtggcggcgaggtgctcggcggcgacggtggcggtgtcCCCCAGATCCGCGCCACCTCGGCCGAATCTGgagggtggccggcggtggtggtcgtGGCAACTGGCAGTGTCGGctggtgacggcggcggagggcatggcggcggcgtcggggcggtTGCTGGCTGCTTtggcggcggagggcgacgaGGCAGCGGCTGCATTGGCGGTGGCGACGATTTGCGAAGGCGGCGGCTGGCGTTGGCGACTGGTGACAACGACAGCAGTGACGGCGACCGGCTTGCGGTGGCCATGACTGAGGAGGCGACAACGATGTCGGTGGATGCGACTGTGGCTGGCGACGTCGTGCAGACGGTCGCCGGAGACAGCAAgtggaggcggggaaggagtcgggTGCGAGGTGAGGATGGCGACAGTGAGGTGGCTGGCCGTTCGGCAGCAACGGCTGCGGTGGCGGTGACCATGACTGCGGTGGGAggaggcatggcggcctcgGACGGCTAG
- the LOC107277729 gene encoding BURP domain-containing protein 9, with amino-acid sequence MADGIAATLQACEHTGMVHGEKAKCATSIESLLDVVVSSLGTKLVRALTPGAPMEGVPSLRYIVASATPVPNSQSMLACHDMLYPYKVFFCHTPKQTRLYQVSLVSGESGRPLIDGLLAVCHQNTSDWDTGHPFFHFMDVKPGETTACHFFGRGSIIWVPVPSVKEATQ; translated from the coding sequence ATGGCCGATGGCATTGCAGCGACATTGCAGGCCTGTGAGCACACAGGAATGGTCCATGGCGAGAAGGCTAAATGCGCTACGTCGATCGAGTCATTGCTTGATGTCGTTGTGTCCTCGCTAGGCACAAAGCTTGTCCGGGCCTTGACCCCTGGAGCTCCAATGGAAGGTGTGCCGTCGCTAAGGTACATCGTGGCCTCTGCTACACCGGTGCCCAACTCCCAGAGTATGCTAGCTTGCCATGACATGCTATACCCCTACAAGGTGTTCTTCTGTCACACGCCCAAGCAAACCAGGTTATATCAGGTGTCACTGGTCagcggtgaatctggtcgaccgctcATTGATGGATTATTGGCTGTGTGCCACCAAAACACGTCGGACTGGGACACTGGCCACCCATTCTTCCATTTTATGGATGTGAAGCCAGGAGAGACCACTGCCTGCCACTTCTTCGGTAGAGGAAGCATTATATGGGTGCCAGTGCCATCCGTGAAAGAAGCAACCCAGTAA